aatgaaattttcattatatagttAATACTCGTGCTATGTAGACATATTCAAATAAGTGAAAACACATAAATACGATAAATGTTTGTATTAGTCGCTACAAATGAGAATACTTAACattaattagtaattttcaTACTTCCATACTTCCATATTTAAAGGTTAAAGTCACGTCATATTTAAAGGTAAAATTGATTTCCATACTTAAATGTTAACTTCAAAGATTTAAAGTCCTTTAGAACTAGCGACACCTTTAAAGTGCATTATTAgataaaataactaatttaacataaatataagtGCAATAATAAACTTATACATACGACATATTTAagaatgaaatgattttaattatcACTTTTATAGACCACATTTCATGTGTCTCATACAGAttccatttttaaatacatagCAGCATTCAGTCCGAATTACGAAAAAGTGAAATATGAAATgtgtatatgaaatattaggaaaagtaaaataatattccagACGAGTGAATGTCACACTACATGCGTCCAGGTTTCatattttaagattttaagGTTTTTCCAGATTTCAAGTTGTTACAAGAAATTCGCGATATACATTTTACATCTCTAAAGTATTACTTACTTTGTTCTGTTCAACGCATACATTTAAACTTGTTTCTCAACATTCAGCGTGAAAATGGTTTAACATCATTCACACTTTTACTTTAAAATTCTGTAGTAAGAAtgttaatttttacaatatttttgaagaatttttatttatacgttacACATAGAAATGATTTCCATTATTGAAAGAGATTTTATTGGATAGCATATGATGGTTTAATACCAAGTCACACGTtcgattttttaatacattgacgAATCAATTTGCTCGATTCATATGCTCCAAACAGGCTATCCTATAGCTTCTAGTGGTAAATATTGATTCGATGGGAGGATATTTCGCCAGCAGAGAGACCGTGCGCGGACACTGCGAAAGGATTAAAGCCGATTTAATGTTCCATGTGACGTGGGTACGTATTTCAGTGTTCTCAGTTTTCTATAAAAGTCTCGTTACTACCTAAAACTTTCTATCATAGAAAACAGCGTGCTCAGCTACCCTCACCTGTCCACCgaaacatatttcaatgaaacgtgcatcgtttcatattttctattatcccattttcataaaacattttacGGGAAGGGTCACACGATCTTTGACGGAATATACTCCCAAATACTCGATATAGAATTatggattatattatattgtacataaaCCGCGCGTAGACAATCGGTAACGAAATAGGATTATAATCAGCCGCATTCTATTACCGCGATTAATAATTTCGCtgaaattgcgaaataaacacGTGGAACAGTGTTTCAATTGAACAATAAAGTGCTGTTATTAATGGAAAGCAGTCTGAAGTTCGCGATGCGGATCGCGGAAATTTCATACATTTACCCGCAACGCTTGATACATATGGCAATAACCGTAAATTTCATCGCGAGTTTACTCTGCATTCGGTTACTATTTATCTCGACGCATAAAGCACGTTAAGCAGATTATTCGTCGCAACTTTGCCACGAAATCGTCCGGTAATCGCTCGAATTCGTTCGAAAACACCTCGTTTTAATAACATCGAACCATGCGTCCGATCTTTTTTTTCGTCTTTCACCGGTCCAGCAATCCTTGCGTCTCATCCCTGTTGCTTTTTTTTGCTCGCGAGTCAGAACTCCCGATCGCTGTGTATACCCGTCGATTACTCGGAAAATCTCCTCGTTTGTAGAACTGCCGTTCGAGCTCGCCATCTGGCTCGGTGTGTCAATTACAAAAAACAAACGAGACACGTAAATCATCGTTACCAACGAACACGCCGGCGACGCTGAAGTTGCAGCTCTTGCGGGCCGACGAAAAAATGTGCCCCATCTATTTCGCGGAGCGTTAAATCGAAGCGCGTCATCGGCGCCACGATCATTCCCTCTTCCCAAGATACCCTGACGCGATGATTTCAAAGCCGGTGACAGAATTGAAAAAATCTAGGACTGTTTCACCTCAAGCTACTGAAAGACACCATTCCATAAATGTTTTGAGTGAGAATTATGTGCCGCTGAAAGTCTGTGATCTTCCATATGAAAGTTAAAAGGACTCGATAATATCGTTAATCTATACAATAAAGTAAAGGATTAAGTggttattagaaaaaatttttagaaagaaatattaagttgGTATTAGAAAACtgttataaattttctaaaatacacGTATGATGcaagaaattagaaatacaacattttgcgtataatgatttatatcattataaGTTTTACCTTATTTAGCAAAATTTCacgcaaatatttcaaaataacattataaatatttcgcaaatatttcaaaataacattataaatatttcgcaaatatttcaaaataacattATCAAAATACTCTACTaaagtatcaattataaatattatttcaaagacACATTACAATAATCAATCTTATTTCGTAAACTATACGCGTAATGCGCAATAAAATAGGTTACTTTTTAAATCTAaactgaaaattcaataaatactgtttctaacgaatattttattcttcacaCACACAGAACCAAGTATTCACTTAAAAAATCCCAAGTAGAAACTTCTTACACCTTCAACGCGTACTACCGAACGTGTTGAAAGTTTTCAAATCGGGATGCATTCGCGAACAGCTGACGCAGCGACTTCAAAGCGATTAGCATCGGGGCACCGAGAATATCCCGAGGTAAGAGGTCGCGATCGCTGAAGACGTGCGAACGATTGACTTCTCAAAACAATCCTCACTGAGGAATACCAACTGTCCGATATCCAAGGGGATCTCTGCGGTGTAGCGCGCCAGCAGAACGGGATCCACGCTTTTACGCTCCGTAAATTCGAGCCTgggaatttttcataaattagacAGGTGACGGTGCCGTTAAAGTCCGGGAGAAATTCTGAGAACGCCATAAATAAAGGGAAGGTTCGCTCCGCGCGTCGGCCGTACTTTCAGCACCTTGGTTAGTTTATACCGTGTGCCAGAGCGGTTGAAGGGAGAGGAGCGAATAAATGGGTCAACACCGTGGAACGAGGAAATGCTGTGCCGGGAACACCCCCTGCGAAGGGAAAGAAGCACAACGGACGGGCCGGCAGAAAAGTTCGCGCTCTTAAAATCACATTTCCTTTTCGTTCTTTTAACGCGCTACGAAAACAAAGCTCGGGACGCGGAAGCTTAGCGCGAGTAATTATCGCGGTTCGCATGACAGAGAGACGGATAGACGgatagagagagggagaaagggaaAGCACGAAAACACACTGGCCCGGATACACCGGACCGCTTTGCTCCTCTAATAAATCCACGGGACAACCAGCATTTCGAAACCACCGAAAGAAAGATCCTCTCGCGTCTCGTGAAATAGAATTAaccgaaacattttcaaacagtGTCCGATGAAAGCGGCTGCCTTCTTTACCGTCGCTGCTTTTAAGttgttcattaatattaatccgATTACTTTGGAATTagtatttgaattatattcgatactttaattcgattttctttGAACTATGCTTTTCAAATCGACGTTAATCGGGTTCGAAGTAGAAATGAGGGTTTCTGATGAAATTTGTCTAATCTTCTCAGTTTTCGTCTCtgtcgcttaattaatagaaaagtaatgaatTCTTCTCGGAAACCGCACTTTATCATTTAGTCTTTTTTTTagttaaaaattgaaagtatttgTTTAGCTTTGTTTTCAGGGAAAATTGGGAAGATAACTCTGTCGCAGTAGATACTGTGCGCAAAAACCTCAACACGTTTATTAGGGCTGATATCGTAAATCTGACAAATTATAGAATGTCTGCTTATGTAAATgttcttaaaaattatatacttgcaaaaatatttcaccgtttcaaaaatatttcacaatttcaaaaacatttcacaattttaaaaatatttcacaatttctTGTCGCAAGAATTATACAGGTAAGATCTTAATTTTATGCGTTTCCTTGCATCTCTTGGATCTGTGTAGCTCCTTATGAAACTCGCATTGCGTTTGCACATGCTTCACCGTCCGCTTTTGAGATTTCCAGATTATAAGTGGTTCTGTTACACGATCTAGCCACGCGAAAAACACCGCCAACCGAAAATCATTAATCTTCCACGCCGATATCGCTTTTTAGCGTGAAGCAAGAGTGCATCGGGGATTTATCAATAAATGATAAAGGTGATAGATGCGATCGGAGAGGGCAATCACGATTCGAAGGCCGTGACTACCGCGGATGAAGttaagaaaacaatttattattgataatagtcGGGCCGAAAGACTCAGAAAACAAGATAAATTGTTCCTACGTGAATGCAACGGTTTTCATGCGTTCGTACGATTCCCGCGAGGCTACGCGGCTTCCGAATCAACATGTCGAAGAAATCGCGATCCTTCCATCATCAATCAACCAGTGTGGTCGTTGCATAATTTCTTAAGTCCACTGCGTTTCGCGAGCAATGTAATTGTAATACTGAAACATGATCTTTGAACTTGGATTATATTTGCTCATCCATCGTGCTCTTGTTCAGAGACCATCCATCAAACCGCAGGGGTTCAACAAGTTACTGGACACAGAATGACGGTTTacacatttttggtaaataccGAGagtaaacattttgaaaattatgaattacgCTCGAGCATGTTGTAGgattaaaatttcgtatttgtTTTTGAATTTTACATTCGTCGGCGTTACCACATTAATCGATTTTCAGTAGAACTTATGGTTACACCCATttgtttctcactagaaattttcttgtatccgttaaggggggaaatacctttagacggatAAAATCGAGCTTATCtgtatgaatttttttgtaaagaaaaggattgttttacatttttgaaactttggttatcatttattatattctttctctattacaacgcatttttgtttttcaaaatatttaaaaatggcggagaAAAAATGGCacgcttttaaacagaaacttcgaattttacatgaaattttcgctatattttACACCAAAAaggtacttttatttacaatttatttcatatctttagattcatatagaagacaatattgttatagatatgtgtgcaaaatttcagcaagattgattgagtagtttttgagttattggttccaccgatttcgaaaatgtagttttgagataaacacgttcaaagtttcgataagtgataactcaataatttcaatgacttagcAGCTAGTCTGCGATTCCTGCGCCATACAATATTCTTTCTGTTTCCTCATAGAGCTGATTTTCCTCCATACGTTGTTCTCTTCTTGCTTTTCGATCCTCGTTGGTAGTTAATGAGGTGCGTCGTTCCTGTCGAATTACtctctgttcgtcgattttgtcggcgtatgtttttgcttaattttcaattacagtattcaaagcactcatagttcttaaaactgaagcatatccttcgttaaataagccagctgccaaatatgctgcaatttcaataatttttattcctgaatgcaggtgctttggagcgaaccgccaaacagttgagttgaaactctcgttattgTTTTGAGTATGTCCGCCCAGGCACCTCTCAAGTAGATTCTTttcagataaatcttcgtaaattggtAGGATGTGCTTCTGCACGTCTGGGTGCAGTGGTGCAGGATGTTTtataaggtccaaatttgctcctgtaactagagctttctgccacttgcaccagctgtcatttcctaccgggcagtattcgtgccttggattttcattggtggagcataagtgataatacgaggccattatagctttcttcatattttccacactatgaatatttcttcgtatggctaagccatagtatgcggtgagtttcctgataagcgcatcagtcagcttgccttttccaccgaggttttttgttttttaatatttcgaagccggctgtatgataatttttcttgtataacgcaaacaacgtaaagtaacatgtttacaatgattgaaaggagggaattatgaaaggcGGCTCCTCCGCTTCTAGCGTGTGAATATATACATACCTGCGGTGGGCTACCGCCTATGAGTCCCGATAGCATCAGAAGGGCTccgaatttcgctttaaaactttggcaccatactcttaagatgttatactaacattctatagaaaaaaaaaatattgcgattttttaaggttctaaaggtatttccccccttaatcACACTGTAGAATATTATGGTAGTTGATATTTTCGTAAAGAAATTTATAGACACAAAATCAAATCatatattattctttctttataagcttgtaagtaatatatatttagtaaaataaaatacaataatattaatttttaatgtactcttcgtatatttttatacgctATAATTACCGATCTGCTAATTTATGATTCGAACATTTCAATATATTCggaataaaacttttatttcatctttAACCTGGCAGGCAATCATTAAATATACACCATTAGTTCggtattaacatttaattttcatttacgaTTTACTaattatgaaaactatatacatattCGATctgtgtattatttaaaatgtctcCAATTCTGGTTAAACAGTTATAACGTCCACCAATGTACCATTAACTACGCCCATGAATTTTACTGGTtcttattatttgaattttgaaagttCCCGGAACTTGTCCTGTGTTCTTTTTTCCCTTCAACGCTATCGGAAACAAAGAATCCACGAGAAGAAACTTAGCCCCGTCGTATCGGAAATCTATTTTTCGTTAACACGGCCTGTATCGTGTAAGAAGAGTTTTCTCCTACGGAAATCGATCAATGGTTGCAGAAAAGCgcgcgaaagaaaaagaagttagCATCCAGTCACGGTACAACTTTAATGGTGATGACAGTTTCGGAAGCTACGTAATCAATCTACTAACAGCGTTTTGGAAGATTGACTAAATTTTAATGATAACTGAATATTATTCACTTACTTTTACAAAACAaacctttaaaaaaaaatattcatttaccttatctatataatattattagtttacttcacatataataattacatctaCACAACTGTTCAGTTGCTTGTtagttttcttaacactaaatgcACCACGACCGATCAAATGAccaattttaaaatttgattaaaaattctgtaattCCTTCTgcccatttaactttatatcaattcttatattatccgattaatcagtctttcaattgtctttccttttgtttctgttttcactaagaaaaatatatcatttaatttgtttatcttgttTTTATGACCAGTTATTTGACCAGCTATGATAGGAATAGATGTATATCAAATTGCCGATATGTTTTATGTTAAACTAGACTTGCAGTTCAGATTTTAGACTGAATACAATAAATAGGAACCTTCACAGGAACTACAACTTCCAACGAAACTTCCGATATCTACCGCAGGAATGTTCGTATGCGAGTTTCATTGAACATAATAAGAGTTCATTAGAAGCAGCATGAAGTTCGTACGGCAAGAAATTTTCAGTAGATCGAAAAGATGGAACTCGAACGCGAAAGATAAAATCTGGAGGGAATTAATGTCTCGATCAGGTTAATGATTTTGTAAAATCTACGTCGTTCGATGGCGGTTACTTGAATTTCTATTCGATTCTGTTCGATATTATCTATATTGCGAGTGATAGGATCGCAACAGCAGCGCACTCTGCATTTACAGTTTTGGCTGACATCGGCCATTTTTTTCAGCGGCGTCGATAATCGTTACGAGGCGCACCGTATTTCGAGCACACCGTCCGCCAGGTACGGCACGTAATATGGAAATAATCCAAATAAAGCGCCGGGACCGCTAAAGCGGGGGACCGTAATTCTCCACAGTTTAGTGCAGAGACCGGAAATGGAAATAAAACGCGGTACGGGTCAACCGTTGTTGCGCTGCGCCATTACTACGGAAGTGGTAAAGGAAAACCgcggaaaaaataaaatcattcgccTCCTATTGGCGGTGAATGGCTGTTTACCATCTTCTTGAATACATGAATCTGAGAATTTCGTAGGCAAATGAATAGAAATGAATCATCATTAGACTGCAGAGTTTTATAATGCTTCACTACTTTGATGTGTTCGTAGACACAGCGATTAAATGAAAATCTGATCTCTTGAGCGGAATTTCATACGGTGAGGTTTGAAATCTTTCGGAAACGAATGTAGATTTTGGATTAATAAATcacaaagaataattaattttatgatcTTATATTGTTGAGCAATGTAGTTCTCTTAATCTGAGGAAATggtaatttaaatatgtattgtgTACAATAGTGGAGTTAAATCTGTTTTAAAATTGATGAACAATTTGTTCTATTAGAAcaagaaattactttaattaagagtgtttaaaaaatactgtaaatatttaattaagaattctacttttattttctaatattggAAGCAAATAGGATTTCTTAACAAAAGTTATCAATGAAGTACTCTGTTATATTTCCACAagttttctttatgtaagtattTATAAAGCTTAGTGAAATAAAAGGTTTACTTTCACGTACATACATActtgtataatttattcataaacaCCTAATAAACatgtttcataatattatacACTTTAATAATGGGAGCACGTAATATAATCATAAAGTAGTTCATAGGACCTTGGTAATTACCACTGGTTTATAGCGGTTATCAGTGTTCATATTTCGTGTGGTATATCTTTGTAAATTGATAATTCAAAGATAGTGTTAGATTAGAGTTCATATAAGCGTTAATAACTttctataagaaataatttgacATTATCCAGCCCCCAACGTTTCAGTAAAAGCATTTAGTGTAAgagatttttaacatttttggaGATGCGTGATTAAATCTACGAAGTACCAACTATTTTTTACGTATAAAATCGACATCCCCAGTTCGCAACAAGGAATCGCGCCGGACGCGTTTTTCCGCGACATGCAAATCTGCATTTCCGGAAAAAGTAGAACGGAAGGAACAGCGAGTGACAATATAGGGCATCGCGGCGCCGCGTATGGCATTGGTCGGAAAATAAACACAAAGAATCCTCTCGATTGCTTAGAAAACGTCATTTGTCGTTCCGATTCTGATTATATTTGTCTGTCGAATTGGCTGTAGTCAATCAATCTTTAACGAGTACAATGTGCTGGCAGGAATCCTTTCATTTACATAAGAGCTAATTTGATTgtctacattattttatttttacagttataaagtaaaattatatttcatgttgtgttaaatatatacaaaCGTTGTTCTATGCCTTTTAAgtagtttgaaatttatttttcctatGAATTCACTGAAACCAAGATTTTGTATAAGCAAATTATTCATTGAACAGTAATTATCAAAATGATATCTTCTTaatcaaacagaaataaaacaaattcattgACTATGCTATAAAAAAAAGATTCAAGTAAAAAAGCTATAGAATTCATGAAGGACATTGGATTATATCACCTCCTATAGACTGTAtcactaaataaatctattgtGGCCACTAATAACCTCAAAAGATGCATGTCAcctaaattattcaataaaaaaaaaaatgaaataaaacaataaacttaGTACAATGGCTATATTATTGTGCcagtatatacttttaataacgATTCCCTTTATAccatattttcaattcaaatatgTGAATTTTATTAAGTAAAATCCGAGACTCATTAATAGCATTAAATGATAAGTTGTGTAATAATTATGTAGCAAAGTTATCTTCATATGAGAATGGTAAAAGATATTTAACAATTGATTCCTAAAAACTGAAGAAAACAGGAACTCGCGCGACTAAGTAAAAAGTCAGAGCAGAAAACTTTTCAAAGAACGAACATTGCTGGGGCATTCTTGTAAGATTCTCTAGCATCGCCGTAAAACGTAAACTGGATGTATAAACTCCACTTCGATGAAAAGAATTCCGACACTGCCCTATGTACCTTTACGTAGGTGCCTTCCTCCCGGTGAGTACTCCTATATACTTCTCACGGAGTATGTGAAGAATCGATAACGCAAGGGCCAATTATGCACAAGTGGCAATTGTACGACAAAAGCGCGATTGTGTACGCAATAACCACGAATGGTAACCACAGCCTTTGTGACTTTTTCGGAAATATCGCTGCTAATATCATCGTTATCGAATTATATTCAAAAGATACGTGGGACTGGAAAGGATAACGACGCCAGGGAAATGGGTTAATGTCATCCGTTAAACAAGTTGCGACAAAAAATTAATCCAAGTCTTTATGAGTTTGTGTGTACTTCTTATTGAACAGATAAAGCCAATCTTCCGAAAGAAACacgtaaaaatcaatttttacggTCATAAAGAATTCTTTCTTCAACTTCCTTTCATTTATAGAGGATATCTGATAGATATcacttattaacacattgaatgccatagggcttaccggtgatccccaatcgaatcgaattattatagttcactcaattaaacgataattatttggaaacatttctatatcataattaatgctacataatacagtgacattcaactagatgaacgtgcagtaataacaatgcaattcaatcaaatgatttgacatttgattttttccattttgctatatgaaatcgtgcggcgttcaatgaattaaaaatcTATAATCGTTGGGATGCACTTCTATTGTAAACTGACGAATACATCGTTATCAGCTCGATAAAACGTTTCGGGTCGTTTGTCactataatttttgtttaatctaGATTACTCGATTGCCCCACCCGCATAAAATTTTAGTTGGTGGGAATTACCCACGAGGAGACTTAGTAGCACGTGCTTGCCAATAATCGATCGTGATATCTAATCGCCTGCACGATACGGGGAGACTACGAACCCCGATACAAACTGTTTAGCTACTTAATtactaagaaataaaatataatttaccaaGTACTCCTAATTTCGAGTTTAATTTCCACACATTCATTCACAGGTGTCAAAAGGTGAAATTTTTGCATTTACAAGAAGAATAATTTccatgtaatttaattaaaaaaataatctttGCTGATATGGTAAAAAAATTTGACACAgagatatttacatttttgcaAAGCAAACATTTTATAAGACTTTTTAGTCACTGAAAgtatttttcttctaaatttcaCTATTTCAATATATGCAGTCTTGATGTgaagttaattattttcaatattattgaagATCATTCTGAATAAATTGTATAACCAGTTCaataagaaacaaatcaaatttactctataaatattcatcataaTAAGCTATTTCAGTTTTCGGATATAGGCAATATTTTGATTTGAATGGATTCCAAACAGTCTAAAAATCGAATTGGCAAGCATCGCCGCGCGAGAAGGGTATATCACTATTTAAGACATCGTTTCAAGAGGATCCGTGAAATACGACGCAACGGTAGCTCTGGTGAGTGGGGTAAGACACATTACACGTACCACCTTCAAGAAAATCTTGACGCGGCTCCCTAGAGGAGATGTTTCACTACGTAGATAGACAGAGAACGACATTGGAAGGAAAAGACAGGAAGAGTGTGATACGATCAATTTATGGCAAGTTCTACCCGACGTAAATGCAAGTTCTCTTCAATTGCTGTCGCTAAAAGTATCTTCTGTCtctaaaataaaagataaatgttACAAGTAACTTGTATAAATTTTGTCTTTTCACTTCGATAACAAATGTAAAATACTACAAAAGAAATGTAAAGAATGTAACGATATTTGTGTTAAATGCATGCAGTGAGAAAAGaatgatttaaaaagaaacgaatgtcAGATgatgtataaaaatgtttaaccataaaattaatgaaaagatatgtaaaaataattgaagacaGGTTCAAATTCgaacatattatatttattaaattcatatacGAGTTCTACGTATGAAACAAATTTCAGATACTTAATAGGACTGAAAACATTAGTAGTTACAGCTTGATTTGATCTTTGAAACAACTGAAGTCCTTCGGGAATTCAATTTCTACAGAAAAGGGAATCTGCATGCCCCTCGCATTTTTCGTATTGTATAATCGTCTTCTGTTTCTCTTCCCTTTAAACCGCAGTTCCGTCTAGCGCGTGAAGTTGTCTGAAATATGTTTGTTTGTCGGATTGTGTCGTGTCCTCCGCGCGACAAGAGGCGTGGGAGGGAAAAGCCAGTGAAAATGGTGGAAAATGTGTGACCCCCGAGAGAGGTAAACTGTATTTACTGAAACGCGACGACATACGTCCTTTTACGTATCGAATTCGCACATAACTTTACGTTTCCTCGACGTGTTTAGGAATGTTGTGGAATGAACGTTCCCGAATATTTGAGAACGATTTTTCTTATTCGCAATCCTTATTGTATAAGacataacaaatatataaataattgaatagatACAATCCGTTTAAATCTctcatttttgaaatatttcatagttg
The window above is part of the Nomia melanderi isolate GNS246 chromosome 2, iyNomMela1, whole genome shotgun sequence genome. Proteins encoded here:
- the LOC116433583 gene encoding LOW QUALITY PROTEIN: uncharacterized protein LOC116433583 (The sequence of the model RefSeq protein was modified relative to this genomic sequence to represent the inferred CDS: substituted 1 base at 1 genomic stop codon), with translation MKKAIMASYYHLCSTNENPRHEYCPVGNDSWCKWQKALVTGANLDLIKHPAPLHPDVQKHILPIYEDLSEKNLLERCLGGHTQNNNESFNSTVWRFAPKHLHSGIKIIEIAAYLAAGLFNEGYASVLRTMSALNTVIENXAKTYADKIDEQRVIRQERRTSLTTNEDRKARREQRMEENQLYEETERILYGAGIAD